One Phalacrocorax aristotelis chromosome Z, bGulAri2.1, whole genome shotgun sequence DNA window includes the following coding sequences:
- the LOC142050775 gene encoding uncharacterized protein LOC142050775 — protein MADVSAAGRRRWGGRCAAPGGGPRRPAAPSSLRASRPPAAATSRERRAGGGDARAVPAPRAAGTYARPPAPPCAAGMPRRARLPAPTAAARRRRRPPAPPQLPAELCGWGGRPVGWRPRRRGAPRPGQAWGPPSPVPAVPRPPASRLVTALQSPQPRFETPRRGLCRTPPSCSLTVPGCAARVTECRDAVCARRNARPRRGGVRSEPSQEDQSSVNMNKVDLENHIT, from the coding sequence ATGGCGGACGTATCCGCCGCGGGGAGGCGCAGATGGGGGGGGAGGTGTGCAGCGCCGGGTGGGGGGCCGCGGCGTCCCGCCGCTCCCTCGTCTCTCAGAGCCTCGCGCCCGCCGGCGGCCGCCACGTCTCGCGAGAGGAGGGCCGGCGGCGGGGATGCGCGGGCCGTGCCGGCTCCGCGGGCTGCAGGGACGTACGcgcgccccccggccccgccatgCGCGGCGGGAATGCCCCGCCGCGCTCGCCTGCCGGCACCCACAGCGGCCGCTCGCCGTCGtcggcgcccgcccgcccccccgcaGCTGCCCGCAGAGCTCTGCGGCTGGGGGGGGCGCCCTGTGGGATGGCGGCCACGCCGTCGCGGGGCTCCGAGGCCGGGGCAGGCCTGGGGGCCACCGTCCCCGGTGCCGGCTGTGCCCCGCCCGCCGGCCTCTCGCCTGGTCACAGCCCTGCaaagcccccagccccgcttcGAGACGCCTCGGCGTGGCCTTTGTCGTACGCCGCCTAGCTGCTCCTTAACCGTGCCCGGGTGCGCGGCCCGCGTGACGGAGTGCAGGGATGCGGTATGTGCCCGCCGGAACGCGCGGCCGCGGCGTGGCGGCGTGCGCAG